A genomic segment from Malus domestica chromosome 05, GDT2T_hap1 encodes:
- the LOC103435303 gene encoding copper-transporting ATPase RAN1-like, producing the protein MAPSPRDLQLSQISARAPTSMVAAGDFGDLEDVRLLDSYENSEGVEEGMKRVQVRVSGMTCAACSNSVEGALQSVKGVLTASVALLQSRADVVFDPRLVKDEDIKNAIEDAGFEAEVIPEPSASGTKPHGTLSGQFSIGGMTCAACVNSVEGILKGLPGVKRAVVALATSLGEVEYDPLVISKDEIVNAIEDAGFDASLVQSSQQDKIVLGVAGVFSEMDAQTLEAIISNLKGVRHFRVDRISRELEILFDPEVVTSRSLVDEIQEASNEKFKLQVANPYTRMTSKDIDEASNMFRLFLSSLLLSIPIFFIRVVCPHIPLLYSLLLWKCGPFEMGDWLKWALVSVVQFVIGKRFYIAAARALRNGSTNMDVLVALGTSASYFYSVCALLYGAVTGFWSPTYFETSAMLITFVLLGKYLECLAKGKTSDAIKKLIELAPATALLIVKDKGGKVIGEREIDALLIQPRDVLKVLPGTKVPADGMVVWGSSYVNESMVTGEAIPVSKEVNSLVIGGTINLHGALHIQVTKVGSDTVLSQIINLVETAQMSKAPIQKFADFIASIFVPTVVALALLTLLGWYIAGAFGAYPEKWLPENGNHFVFALMFSISVVVIACPCALGLATPTAVMVATGVGANNGVLIKGGDALERAQKIKYVIFDKTGTLTQGKASVTTVKVFTGMDRGEFLKLVASAEASSEHPLAKAIVEYARHFHFFDEPSVTNDEPNKSKDTTLSGWLFDASEFSALPGRGIQCFIDGKLVLVGNRKLMTESGIDIPTHVENFVVELEESAKTGILVAYEGNLIGVLGVADPLKREAAIVIEGLRKMGVIPVMVTGDNRRTAQAVAKEVGIQDVRAEVMPAGKADVVCSFQKDGSIVAMVGDGINDSPALAASDVGMAIGAGTDIAIEAADYVLMRNNLEDVITAIDLSRKTFTRIRLNYVFAMAYNVIAIPIAAGVFFPSLGIMLPPWAAGACMAMSSVSVVCSSLLLRRYKKPRLTAILEIVVE; encoded by the exons ATGGCGCCGAGTCCCAGAGACCTCCAGCTTTCCCAAATCTCCGCCCGAGCTCCGACGTCGATGGTTGCCGCCGGCGACTTCGGCGATTTGGAGGACGTGAGGCTCCTGGATTCGTATGAGAATTCGGAGGGAGTTGAAGAGGGGATGAAGAGGGTTCAAGTCAGAGTCTCTGGCATGACGTGTGCTGCTTGCTCGAATTCTGTCGAAGGTGCTCTGCAGAGCGTCAAAGGGGTTCTCACGGCCTCCGTGGCGTTGCTCCAGAGTAGGGCCGATGTGGTTTTTGATCCGAGATTGGTCAAG GATGAAGACATCAAGAATGCAATTGAAGATGCCGGGTTTGAGGCAGAGGTTATACCTGAGCCCAGTGCAAGTGGAACAAAGCCACATGGTACCCTGTCTGGTCAGTTCTCAATAGGAGGTATGACCTGTGCTGCCTGTGTGAACTCTGTTGAAGGTATTCTAAAAGGGCTTCCTGGGGTCAAAAGAGCTGTAGTAGCCCTGGCAACTTCACTAGGGGAAGTGGAGTATGATCCTCTGGTAATTAGTAAAGATGAGATAGTGAATGCCATTGAAGATGCTGGTTTTGATGCATCACTTGTACAGAGTAGTCAACAGGATAAAATCGTACTTGGAGTTGCTGGCGTATTCAGTGAGATGGATGCACAGACTTTAGAAGCCATAATTAGCAATTTGAAAGGGGTGAGACATTTTCGTGTTGACAGGATTTCAAGAGAACTTGAAATCCTCTTTGATCCTGAAGTTGTCACTTCTAGATCCTTGGTGGATGAGATTCAGGAAGCAAGCAATGAGAAATTTAAACTACAAGTGGCAAACCCTTATACAAGAATGACTTCTAAAGATATCGATGAAGCCTCAAATATGTTTCGGCTGTTTCTTTCCAGTTTGCTTCTCAGT ATTCCTATCTTTTTCATTCGAGTAGTTTGTCCTCATATCCCGCTTCTTTATTCGTTACTGCTCTGGAAATGTGGGCCCTTTGAAATGGGTGATTGGTTGAAGTGGGCATTGGTCAGTGTTGTTCAGTTTGTTATTGGGAAGCGCTTCTACATTGCAGCTGCCAGAGCCTTACGAAATGGTTCAACTAACATGGATGTTTTGGTCGCATTGGGAACTTCGGCCTCTTACTTCTATTCTGTATGCGCACTTCTATATGGTGCAGTCACTGGGTTCTGGTCTCCAACGTACTTTGAAACAAGTGCCATGCTAATAACATTTGTACTTTTGGGGAAATATCTGGAGTGCCTTGCAAAAGGAAAAACATCAGATGCCATCAAGAAGTTGATAGAACTTGCTCCAGCTACAGCATTGTTAATTGTCAAAGATAAAG GTGGGAAAGTCATTGGAGAAAGGGAAATTGATGCCTTGCTGATTCAGCCCAGGGATGTGTTAAAGGTTCTTCCTGGTACCAAGGTTCCTGCTGATGGTATGGTTGTGTGGGGTTCAAGTTATGTCAATGAGAGTATGGTGACCGGTGAAGCTATACCTGTTTCAAAGGAAGTAAATTCATTAGTTATCGGAGGAACGATAAATTTACATGGAGCTCTTCATATACAAGTTACAAAAGTTGGATCCGATACAGTTTTAAGTCAGATAATTAATTTGGTCGAGACTGCTCAGATGTCCAAAGCTCCTATTCAGAAATTTGCTGATTTT ATTGCTAGCATTTTCGTCCCTACTGTAGTTGCCTTGGCATTGTTGACATTGTTGGGTTG GTATATTGCTGGAGCCTTTGGAGCTTACCCAGAAAAGTGGCTCCCTGAAAACGGAAATCACTTTGTATTTGCCCTTATGTTTTCCATATcggttgtggtaattgcatgtCCTTGTGCACTGGGCTTGGCAACACCAACTGCTGTCATGGTTGCGACGGGGGTTGGGGCTAATAATGGTGTGCTGATAAAAGGAGGAGATGCTTTGGAAAGAGCTCAGAAGATCAAGTATGTGATATTTGATAAAACTGGTACCCTGACCCAGGGAAAAGCGTCAGTTACTACTGTAAAAGTTTTCACGGGAATGGATCGTGGAGAATTTCTTAAATTGGTGGCTTCTGCAGAG GCTAGCAGTGAACACCCATTGGCAAAAGCAATAGTGGAATATGCACGCCATTTTCACTTTTTTGATGAGCCTTCTGTAACTAACGATGAACCGAACAAGAGCAAAGACACCACACTTTCTGGATGGCTTTTTGATGCCTCAGAGTTCTCTGCTTTGCCCGGAAGAGGTATACAGTGCTTTATAGATGGAAAACTTGTTCTG GTCGGTAATAGGAAGCTGATGACTGAAAGTGGAATTGACATTCCTACACATGTAGAGAACTTTGTAGTAGAGCTGGAAGAAAGTGCAAAGACTGGCATACTTGTTGCATATGAAGGCAATTTAATTGGTGTTTTAGGGGTTGCGGACCCTCTAAAAAGAGAAGCTGCCATAGTGATAGAAGGACTACGTAAGATGGGTGTCATACCAGTCATGGTTACTGGGGATAATCGGAGGACAGCACAAGCTGTTGCTAAGGAG GTTGGCATTCAAGACGTGAGGGCAGAGGTAATGCCGGCTGGAAAAGCTGATGTCGTTTGTTCATTCCAGAAAGATGGAAGTATAGTTGCCATGGTTGGTGATGGAATCAATGACTCTCCTGCCCTAGCTGCTTCTGATGTTGGTATGGCAATCGGGGCAGGGACGGATATTGCAATTGAAGCAGCTGACTACGTGCTGATGAGAAATAACTTGGAAGACGTAATCACAGCCATTGATCTCTCAAGGAAAACCTTTACTCGTATTCGATTGAATTACGTGTTTGCCATGGCGTACAATGTGATCGCAATACCTATTGCCGCAGGGGTCTTCTTCCCATCGCTGGGGATCATGTTGCCGCCATGGGCAGCGGGTGCATGCATGGCTATGTCATCTGTTAGTGTTGTATGCTCTTCTTTGCTCCTTAGGAGGTACAAAAAACCCAGACTTACCGCCATACTGGAAATAGTTGTAGAGtag
- the LOC103435306 gene encoding choline-phosphate cytidylyltransferase 1-like: MEEEKQQSVEEEERPVRVYADGIYDLFHFGHARSLEQAKKLFPNTYLLVGCCGDEITHNYKGKTVMTEKERYESLRHCRWVDEVIPDAPWVLSQEFLDKHKIDFVAHDSLPYADASGSGKDVYEFVKSVGKFKETKRTDGISTSDLIMRIVKDYNQYVMRNLDRGYTRKDLGVSYVREKRLRVNMGLRRLRERVKVHQEKVGEKIQIVTQTATMRRNEWVENADRLVAGFLERFEEGFHKMGTAIRDRIQKRIRKQQFRGLLYEEEDDEFYDDSEEENEDEDEN; encoded by the exons aTGGAGGAAGAGAAGCAGCAGAGTGTTGAGGAGGAGGAGCGTCCAGTGAGAGTGTATGCAGACGGCATTTATGATCTCTTTCACTTCGGCCATGCCCGTTCTCTCGAGCAAGCCAAGAAGct GTTTCCGAACACGTACCTGCTTGTTGGCTGCTGTGGTGATGAAATTACCCACAATTATAAGGGAAAAACTGTTATGACTGAGAAGGAGCGCTATGAATCGCTCCGCCATTGCAG ATGGGTGGATGAAGTTATCCCCGACGCACCATGGGTGCTCTCGCAGGAGTTTCTTGACAAGCACAAGATTGACTTTGTGGCACATGACTCTCTTCC CTATGCTGATGCAAGTGGCTCTGGAAAGGATGTCTATGAGTTT GTTAAGTCCGTTGGTAAGTTTAAGGAAACAAAGCGAACTGATGGGATCTCTACGTCAGATCTCATAATGAGGATAGTTAAAGATTACAACCAGTATGTGATGCGTAATTTGGACCGCGGGTACACAAGAAAGGATCTAGGTGTTAGCTATGTGAGG GAAAAGCGACTGAGAGTGAACATGGGACTGAGAAGATTGCGTGAAAGGGTGAAGGTGCACCAAGAAAAAGTAGGAGAGAAG ATACAAATAGTAACACAAACTGCCACAATGCGTCGTAATGAATGGGTGGAGAATGCTGACCGGCTGGTTGCTGGATTTCTTGAGAGGTTTGAAGAAGGTTTCCATAAAATG GGAACAGCCATAAGGGACCGAATTCAAAAGCGAATAAGGAAGCAGCAGTTCAGAGGGCTTTtatatgaagaagaagatgatgaattcTATGATGACTCTGAAGAAGAAAACGAGGATGAAGACGAGAACTGA
- the LOC103409064 gene encoding VQ motif-containing protein 22, with protein sequence MPSSSEWGQYYQQALMDNGQKTTPISGGFSDSTIVTTSSHTVTEISPSSPSGGQRTPTGTVSKPIRRRSRVSKKTPITLLNANANNFRDLVQQFTGCAASSTPLSFGSQKGPINLNFGSNNNVTSSVMAPFDNHNYNYQYHQQLQRLAQPPLQVQQQQQRQPLLQLQENQHLHQGEQQMYPIDNVSGSGNDVFQYSSTSVNYNPMQSVEVVDGFVMDQEDIALHEFSREFFSS encoded by the coding sequence ATGCCAAGTTCTAGTGAGTGGGGGCAATACTACCAACAAGCCCTCATGGATAATGGGCAGAAAACAACACCCATTAGTGGAGGGTTTTCTGATTCCACTATTGTCACAACAAGTAGCCATACTGTGACAGAAATCAGCCCCAGCAGCCCTAGTGGGGGCCAGCGCACGCCAACAGGAACTGTGTCAAAACCCATCAGAAGGAGGTCTAGGGTTTCAAAGAAGACGCCCATCACCCTCCTCAATGCCAACGCCAACAACTTTCGAGATTTGGTGCAACAATTCACAGGTTGTGCTGCTTCTAGCACACCCCTTTCCTTTGGGAGCCAAAAGGGTCCGATCAACTTGAATTTTGGATCCAATAATAACGTGACTAGTTCTGTAATGGCACCTTTTGACAATCATAACTATAACTACCAGTATCATCAACAGTTGCAGCGGTTGGCGCAGCCGCCGCTACAAgtacagcaacaacaacaacgacAACCGCTGCTACAGTTGCAAGAAAACCAACACTTACATCAAGGGGAACAACAAATGTATCCGATTGACAATGTTAGCGGTAGTGGTAACGATGTGTTCCAATATTCATCGACTAGTGTTAATTATAATCCTATGCAAAGTGTGGAGGTTGTGGATGGTTTTGTCATGGATCAGGAAGATATAGCTTTGCATGAATTTTCTAGGGAATTTTTCTCCAGTTAG